The Haloplanus sp. GDY1 genomic sequence CGAGGCCGTCGACGTAGCGGTTGGTGGCGTACCGCAGGACCGCGCCGACGGCCGCGCCGGCACCGACCAGATAGGCGGGGTCGACCACTACACGACCCCCTCCAGCAGTCGCGCGAGTCTGCGGCCGACGAGGACCGCACCGAAGCCACAGACGTAGGTAGCGGCGACGTAGCCGACGGCCGTGAGCGTCGGCGACTGGACGGCCTCCAAGGCGAAGGTGCTGTAGGTGGTAAACGAGGAGAGGAAGCCGGTGGCGGCGACGAACCCCGTCTCCTCGGCCAGCAGGCCGACGAGTTCCGCCTCGTAGACCAGAAAGCCGAGGGCGAGACAGCCGAGGACGTTCGCCGCGAAG encodes the following:
- a CDS encoding fluoride efflux transporter FluC — encoded protein: MTRTTAERLRTLEIVFLVAVGGFAGANLRYVFSLAIPGLGGTFAANVLGCLALGFLVYEAELVGLLAEETGFVAATGFLSSFTTYSTFALEAVQSPTLTAVGYVAATYVCGFGAVLVGRRLARLLEGVV